The Sorangiineae bacterium MSr11367 genome window below encodes:
- a CDS encoding SCP2 sterol-binding domain-containing protein: MGVDVKKLFNEELPAALAKNADDAKTIGAKYQLNVTGEGAWNIDVSATGPACKAGEGDADCTITIAAEDFQKLIENPQANGMQLFFAGKLKVQGNQMLAMKLQKLFSYKA; encoded by the coding sequence ATGGGCGTGGACGTCAAGAAGCTGTTCAACGAAGAACTTCCCGCGGCGCTTGCGAAGAACGCGGACGACGCGAAGACCATCGGCGCGAAATACCAGCTCAACGTGACCGGCGAAGGCGCGTGGAACATCGACGTCTCCGCGACCGGCCCCGCGTGTAAGGCTGGTGAGGGCGACGCCGACTGCACGATCACCATCGCGGCCGAGGACTTCCAGAAGCTCATCGAGAATCCGCAAGCCAACGGCATGCAGCTCTTCTTCGCGGGCAAGCTCAAAGTGCAGGGCAATCAAATGCTCGCCATGAAGTTGCAGAAGCTCTTCAGCTACAAGGCCTGA
- a CDS encoding MarR family transcriptional regulator, producing the protein MGSHRTPLEALPTLTRLTRRVYAKADEERLGLGLKQLYILRELRDQGSLPQNSICVLMHTTANTVVAWLNELEASGFVERIRDPEDRRKHNVALTPSGQAALEHAEHVLFQLEEEVLAPLTNDERTQLRKLLAKALG; encoded by the coding sequence ATGGGCTCCCACAGGACACCTCTCGAAGCGCTTCCCACCCTCACGCGCCTGACGCGCCGTGTGTATGCCAAGGCGGACGAGGAGCGTCTCGGGTTGGGCCTGAAGCAGCTCTACATCCTGCGCGAGCTGCGCGATCAGGGCAGCCTTCCGCAGAACTCGATTTGCGTTCTCATGCATACGACGGCCAACACCGTGGTCGCATGGTTGAACGAGCTCGAAGCGAGCGGCTTCGTCGAGCGCATTCGCGACCCCGAGGATCGGCGCAAGCACAACGTCGCCCTGACACCCTCCGGCCAAGCCGCCCTCGAGCACGCCGAACACGTCCTCTTCCAACTCGAAGAAGAGGTGCTCGCCCCGCTCACGAACGACGAACGCACCCAACTCCGCAAACTCCTCGCCAAAGCCCTCGGCTAG
- a CDS encoding SDR family NAD(P)-dependent oxidoreductase yields MGLLDGKVAIITGAGGGIGRAHALLFAREGAKVVVNDVGGARDGSGEDAGAASLVAEEITKAGGHAVAHTESVVEASGAQSLVRTAVETFGRVDVLVNNAGILRDKTFLKMDEAMWDSVVAVHLKGTFLVSQAFAKQAVSQGEGGRIVNTTSVSGMQGNFGQANYAAAKAGIYGLTRTMSIELQKQRITVNALAPIAKTRMTEDLPMFHGVETMTPEHISPAALFLASDLCADRTGYVLAVAGARMYAFKVIETAGRFKEGDAGVWSAQEIAEHWDAIVKS; encoded by the coding sequence ATGGGTCTTCTGGACGGCAAGGTCGCGATCATCACGGGAGCGGGCGGTGGAATCGGGCGGGCGCATGCTCTTCTCTTTGCGCGAGAAGGGGCGAAGGTCGTGGTGAACGACGTCGGCGGCGCGCGCGATGGTAGCGGGGAGGACGCCGGCGCGGCGAGCCTCGTCGCGGAAGAGATCACGAAGGCGGGCGGCCACGCGGTGGCGCACACCGAATCGGTGGTGGAAGCCTCGGGCGCGCAAAGCCTGGTGCGTACCGCGGTGGAAACCTTCGGGCGCGTCGATGTCCTGGTGAACAACGCGGGCATCCTTCGCGACAAGACGTTCCTCAAGATGGACGAGGCCATGTGGGACTCGGTCGTTGCGGTGCACTTGAAGGGCACCTTCTTGGTGTCGCAGGCCTTCGCGAAGCAAGCGGTCTCGCAGGGCGAGGGCGGCCGCATCGTGAACACGACCAGCGTGAGCGGCATGCAGGGCAACTTCGGCCAGGCGAACTACGCGGCGGCCAAGGCGGGCATCTATGGCCTCACACGGACCATGTCCATCGAGCTGCAGAAGCAGCGCATCACGGTGAACGCGCTCGCGCCCATCGCGAAGACACGCATGACCGAGGACCTGCCCATGTTCCACGGCGTGGAGACGATGACGCCGGAGCACATCTCGCCGGCGGCGCTCTTCTTGGCAAGCGATCTATGTGCAGACCGCACGGGTTACGTCCTGGCGGTGGCCGGTGCTCGTATGTACGCCTTCAAGGTGATCGAGACGGCGGGCCGCTTCAAAGAAGGCGATGCGGGGGTCTGGTCGGCGCAGGAAATCGCCGAACACTGGGACGCGATCGTCAAGTCGTAA
- a CDS encoding DHA2 family efflux MFS transporter permease subunit: MATNTTDPASRRRWIALFAVLLGQFMLVLDATIVNVALPVIQADLHLPEARLTWVTNAYLLAYGGLLLLFGRLGDLFGRRRMFLFGLALFTAASVACGMTHHELVLIAARFVQGVGAAAASSVVLAIVAIEFPEAAARTKAMSGYMFVSISGGSVGLLVGGAITQMLDWHWIFLVNLPIGVLSIPLARAVLREDALDAKKGSVDVAGAVLVTASAMSLVYALVTGATQPWTSPAVLVPAIGTAVLLAVFFVLESRVAHPILPLRILRIRSLMVGNLVRGLLMMGMYGVFFFGSLELWHALGFGPMRVGLAFLPMTGMVGLMSLGISARLVARFGPRPVLVAGMSLVVLAVASFARLDPHASYWPWRLLSFAVLGLGAGNSFLPLLTIAMSDVPARDAGLGSAMVTLSLQLAGAIDLAILATAASHRTATLRAMHLAPMDAVLGGYHFAYQVALGGVVLGLLAAAFLLAPAPKQVKPSDKQFDGPRISRSFEQREALRR, from the coding sequence ATGGCAACCAATACGACTGATCCGGCGTCCAGGCGACGCTGGATCGCGCTGTTCGCCGTGCTGCTCGGGCAATTCATGCTTGTGCTCGACGCAACCATCGTGAACGTGGCGCTTCCAGTAATTCAAGCCGATCTGCACCTGCCCGAGGCGCGCCTGACGTGGGTGACGAATGCGTACCTGCTCGCGTACGGCGGGCTCTTGCTGCTGTTCGGACGCCTTGGCGACCTCTTCGGCCGGCGGCGCATGTTCCTGTTCGGCCTGGCCCTCTTCACCGCCGCCTCGGTGGCGTGCGGAATGACGCACCACGAGCTCGTGCTCATCGCCGCGCGCTTCGTGCAGGGCGTGGGCGCGGCGGCGGCGTCCTCCGTGGTGCTGGCCATCGTGGCCATCGAGTTCCCCGAGGCGGCGGCGCGCACGAAGGCCATGAGCGGCTACATGTTCGTGAGCATCTCTGGCGGCTCCGTCGGGCTGCTCGTGGGCGGCGCCATCACGCAGATGCTCGATTGGCATTGGATCTTCCTCGTCAATCTTCCCATCGGGGTGCTCTCCATCCCGCTCGCGCGCGCGGTGCTGCGTGAAGACGCCCTCGATGCGAAGAAGGGCAGCGTGGACGTGGCCGGCGCGGTGCTGGTGACGGCTTCCGCCATGAGCCTCGTCTATGCGCTGGTCACCGGGGCCACGCAGCCGTGGACCTCGCCCGCCGTGCTCGTGCCGGCAATTGGCACCGCCGTGCTGCTGGCCGTGTTTTTCGTGCTCGAGTCGCGGGTGGCGCATCCCATTTTGCCGCTTCGGATCCTGCGCATCCGCAGCTTGATGGTCGGCAATTTGGTGCGCGGCCTGCTCATGATGGGCATGTACGGCGTGTTCTTTTTCGGCTCGCTGGAGCTGTGGCACGCGCTGGGGTTCGGCCCGATGCGGGTCGGGCTCGCGTTTCTGCCGATGACCGGCATGGTCGGCCTCATGTCGCTCGGCATCAGCGCGCGGCTGGTGGCTCGCTTTGGGCCGCGCCCGGTGCTCGTGGCGGGCATGAGCCTCGTGGTGCTCGCGGTCGCGTCGTTCGCGCGGCTCGATCCGCATGCGTCGTATTGGCCGTGGCGGCTCCTGTCGTTCGCCGTGCTCGGTCTCGGCGCAGGCAACTCGTTCCTCCCGCTGCTGACCATCGCCATGTCCGACGTGCCCGCGCGCGATGCGGGGCTTGGCTCGGCGATGGTGACGCTGTCCTTGCAGCTCGCGGGCGCGATCGATCTCGCGATCCTCGCCACCGCGGCCTCGCACCGGACGGCGACGTTGCGCGCGATGCACCTCGCGCCGATGGATGCGGTGCTCGGCGGCTACCACTTTGCCTACCAGGTCGCGCTGGGCGGCGTCGTTCTCGGGTTGCTTGCGGCGGCGTTTCTCTTGGCGCCGGCGCCCAAGCAGGTCAAACCGAGCGACAAACAGTTCGACGGACCGAGGATTTCAAGGAGTTTCGAGCAGCGCGAGGCGCTCCGACGATAA
- a CDS encoding family 1 glycosylhydrolase, producing the protein MKPSRRLPLLLLFASSLGPLSGACDKTNPDDFHPLVRADAGPDTGLDAGEVGPEEVTFPEGFRWGSSTSAFQTETGNTQTDWGKWVTMQGKIKDAATPDKGGPDALNHIDDDVRALKDSGQNAYRFSMEWARLYPTLADLNAGKANAAAVAKYTELLDKLRAANIHPLVTLQHFSLPSYVSDPTKPSDPQGWERPETKELFAKYCGLVAGLFKNKVDEWITINEPVVVALNGYVAGAAPPGRLLETNRAFAVARAEARAHALAYDAIHREDTVDADGDGQSALVSIAQNMETFHPKVEGDAADIQGAKHIAYIWNWWFVNAVVKGDWDDDFDEKYDGPNDKRADLSLVKRLDWLGINYYTDILVSTHDGISIPGVGVSIVPQPLPTNRHKTDFAWDIHPEGIRDVLVQANAYGLPIAITENGLADASDKNRARFITEHLYQAGWAIQNGVQLRGYYYWSLMDNFEWDSGYCPKFGLYAVGDGGARTQRGSVATYRSIIDAKKVRRDATASLSGYAEPTICN; encoded by the coding sequence ATGAAGCCGAGCCGCCGTCTTCCCCTTTTGCTTCTCTTTGCAAGCTCGCTGGGGCCGCTTTCGGGAGCCTGCGACAAAACGAACCCCGACGATTTTCATCCACTCGTTCGCGCCGATGCGGGGCCCGACACCGGCCTCGATGCGGGCGAGGTGGGCCCGGAGGAAGTGACCTTTCCCGAGGGCTTCCGCTGGGGTTCGTCCACGTCGGCCTTCCAGACCGAAACGGGCAACACGCAGACCGACTGGGGCAAGTGGGTCACGATGCAGGGCAAAATCAAGGATGCCGCCACCCCCGACAAGGGCGGGCCCGACGCGCTGAACCACATCGACGACGACGTCCGCGCGCTCAAAGACAGCGGGCAAAATGCCTATCGCTTCTCCATGGAGTGGGCGCGCCTCTACCCGACCCTGGCCGACCTCAATGCCGGCAAGGCCAACGCCGCCGCCGTGGCGAAGTACACCGAGCTGCTCGACAAGCTGCGCGCTGCGAACATCCACCCGCTGGTGACGTTGCAGCACTTCTCGCTCCCGTCGTACGTGTCGGATCCCACCAAGCCGTCGGACCCTCAGGGCTGGGAGCGGCCCGAGACCAAAGAGCTCTTCGCGAAGTACTGCGGGCTCGTGGCAGGCCTCTTCAAGAACAAGGTCGACGAGTGGATCACCATCAACGAACCCGTCGTGGTCGCGCTCAACGGCTACGTCGCCGGCGCCGCGCCGCCGGGCCGTTTGCTCGAAACGAACCGGGCCTTCGCCGTCGCCCGCGCCGAGGCCCGCGCACACGCCTTGGCCTACGATGCCATCCACCGCGAAGACACCGTCGATGCCGACGGAGACGGCCAGAGCGCTCTCGTCTCCATTGCGCAAAACATGGAGACCTTCCACCCCAAGGTGGAGGGCGATGCGGCCGACATCCAGGGCGCCAAGCACATCGCGTACATCTGGAATTGGTGGTTCGTGAACGCCGTCGTCAAAGGCGATTGGGACGACGACTTCGACGAGAAGTACGACGGCCCGAACGACAAGCGCGCCGACCTTTCCCTGGTCAAACGCCTCGATTGGTTGGGCATCAATTACTACACCGACATCCTGGTGAGCACGCACGACGGCATTTCGATCCCCGGCGTGGGCGTCTCCATCGTGCCCCAGCCGTTGCCGACGAACCGACACAAAACCGACTTCGCCTGGGACATCCATCCCGAGGGCATTCGCGACGTGCTCGTGCAGGCGAATGCCTATGGTCTGCCCATCGCCATCACCGAAAATGGCCTTGCCGACGCGTCCGACAAGAACCGCGCACGCTTCATCACCGAGCACCTGTATCAAGCGGGCTGGGCGATCCAAAATGGCGTGCAATTGCGCGGTTATTACTACTGGTCGCTCATGGATAACTTCGAATGGGACAGCGGCTATTGTCCGAAATTCGGCCTCTACGCCGTCGGCGATGGTGGCGCACGGACGCAGCGCGGTAGCGTGGCGACCTACAGATCGATCATCGACGCGAAGAAGGTGAGGCGGGATGCGACCGCTTCGCTATCAGGGTATGCCGAACCCACGATTTGCAATTGA
- a CDS encoding CoA transferase: MRKKAPLEGIKVLDLSRLLPGPFASLVLADLGAQVDKIEDPGGGDYLRHMPPPVASLPGEGGAQSGLFLAINRNKRSAVLDLKKPEGRDALLRLVDHYDVVLEQFRPGVMERLGLSHATLRARNPRLVVCALTGYGQNGPLSLRAGHDINYLARAGVLGFQGPPDGPPAVFGFQLADIGGALWSVIGIMAALSARANTGEGSIVDVSMLEASMGFAASSFGQMLGEEMPKRGNETLSGAIAPYNTYETKDGRYVTLGALEPKFLLAFAAAVQIEVDLSALVVGPHQEALKAKFREIFKGRTLAEWTEFARTTDCCLEPVLLPEELASDPQLLARRVFFELPSPWGNLLQFRTPVTDPDGQHRPPPRQGEHTGAILREAGFSDAEISALQK, from the coding sequence ATGCGCAAGAAGGCGCCGCTCGAGGGAATCAAAGTTCTCGATTTGAGCCGGTTGCTCCCGGGACCGTTCGCATCGCTGGTGCTGGCGGATCTCGGGGCGCAGGTCGACAAGATCGAAGATCCGGGCGGCGGAGATTATCTGCGCCACATGCCGCCGCCCGTGGCCAGCCTGCCAGGTGAGGGCGGTGCCCAATCGGGGTTGTTCCTCGCCATCAACCGCAACAAGCGCAGTGCGGTGCTGGACTTGAAGAAGCCCGAGGGCCGCGACGCACTCCTGCGCCTCGTGGACCATTACGACGTGGTGCTGGAGCAATTCCGGCCCGGTGTGATGGAGCGCCTGGGGCTCTCGCACGCGACGCTGCGCGCCCGCAATCCGCGCCTCGTGGTGTGCGCGCTGACGGGCTATGGGCAAAACGGCCCTCTGAGTTTGCGTGCGGGGCACGACATCAATTACCTGGCGCGCGCCGGGGTGCTCGGTTTTCAAGGTCCACCGGATGGACCGCCCGCCGTCTTCGGCTTTCAGCTCGCGGACATCGGCGGCGCACTCTGGAGCGTCATCGGCATCATGGCCGCGCTGTCCGCCCGTGCGAACACCGGGGAGGGAAGCATCGTCGACGTGTCGATGCTCGAAGCCTCGATGGGCTTTGCCGCCTCGAGCTTCGGACAGATGCTGGGCGAGGAAATGCCCAAGCGCGGCAACGAGACGTTGAGCGGCGCCATCGCGCCGTACAACACGTACGAGACGAAGGACGGCCGCTACGTCACGCTCGGGGCGCTCGAGCCCAAGTTTTTGCTCGCCTTCGCCGCTGCCGTGCAGATCGAAGTGGATCTGAGTGCGCTCGTCGTGGGACCGCACCAAGAGGCGCTCAAGGCGAAGTTCCGCGAGATCTTCAAGGGCCGCACCCTTGCCGAGTGGACCGAGTTCGCGCGCACCACGGATTGCTGCCTCGAGCCGGTGCTCTTGCCGGAGGAACTGGCCAGCGATCCGCAGCTGTTGGCGCGCCGCGTATTTTTCGAGCTTCCCTCGCCGTGGGGGAATCTTCTTCAGTTCCGCACGCCGGTGACGGATCCCGATGGGCAGCATCGCCCGCCGCCGCGCCAGGGCGAGCACACGGGCGCGATTCTGCGTGAGGCGGGCTTCTCGGACGCCGAGATTTCCGCGCTGCAGAAGTAG